In Carya illinoinensis cultivar Pawnee chromosome 9, C.illinoinensisPawnee_v1, whole genome shotgun sequence, the following are encoded in one genomic region:
- the LOC122275298 gene encoding berberine bridge enzyme-like 7 gives MKASCPPSLPILFAIVLFSISCTNSEQVNLNRFFRCLSNHSSLFHPISETIYTPNNASFLSVLNSHIKNRRFQTSATPKPLTIIAAKHQSHVQATIVCAKRYDLETRIRSGGHDYEGLSYVSNTPFLVLDMFNLRAIDIDIASETAWVQAGATLGELYYRIAKKSKVHAFPAGVCPSLGTGGHFSGGGYGNLMRKFGLSVDNIIDAQIVTVNGSILDRKSMGEDVFWAIRGGGGASFGVILSWKIKLVRVPSMVTVFNVKRTLEQNATDVVYRWQQVADKLPEDLFIRLMPQVVNGSHEGKKTVQVSFIGHFLGKSKRLLPLMNERLPELRLQQNDCSEMPWIESTLFWANFPTGTPTDALLRPSKADVFFKSKSDYVKKPIPKTGLELIWKLLIQGVKVIMQWNPYGGRMSEISESETPFPHRAGNIFKIQYFVLWVEEGIEATNYYLKFSRTLYEAMTPYVSKSPREAFLNYRDLDIGIASSSNNRTILNSSARVYGCKYFKGNLDRLLRVKASIDPSNFFKNEQSIPPLPIQP, from the coding sequence ATGAAGGCCTCATGCCCACCTTCACTCCCAATATTATTCGCGATCGTTCTGTTCTCAATCTCATGTACAAATTCAGAGCAAGTTAATCTAAACAGGTTTTTCCGATGCCTTTCAAATCATTCTTCACTTTTCCACCCAATCTCTGAGACCATCTACACCCCCAACAATGCATCTTTTCTCTCAGTTTTGAACTCTCATATTAAAAACCGCAGATTTCAAACATCTGCAACCCCAAAACCGCTCACTATTATAGCAGCCAAACACCAATCTCATGTCCAAGCAACTATCGTTTGTGCAAAGCGATATGACTTGGAAACCAGGATTCGAAGTGGTGGCCACGACTATGAGGGCCTTTCATACGTATCGAATACTCCATTTCTAGTCCTTGACATGTTCAATCTTCGTGCTATAGACATTGACATAGCATCCGAGACTGCATGGGTTCAGGCTGGCGCTACTCTTGGCGAACTTTATTATAGAATCGCCAAGAAAAGCAAAGTTCATGCGTTCCCCGCCGGGGTGTGTCCCAGCCTTGGCACGGGTGGACACTTTTCTGGAGGTGGATATGGAAACTTGATGCGAAAGTTTGGCCTCTCTGTGGATAATATAATCGATGCGCAGATAGTCACTGTTAATGGATCGATCCTCGATAGAAAATCCATGGGAGAGGatgtgttttgggccattagAGGAGGTGGTGGAGCAAGCTTTGGAGTCATTCTTTCGTGGAAGATAAAGTTGGTACGAGTTCCATCCATGGTGACAGTGTTCAACGTTAAAAGGACATTGGAACAGAATGCAACAGATGTTGTTTATCGTTGGCAACAGGTTGCGGATAAGCTACCTGAAGACCTCTTCATAAGGTTAATGCCACAAGTAGTGAATGGAAGTCATGAGGGCAAGAAGACGGTGCAAGTTTCTTTCATTGGCCACTTTCTGGGGAAATCTAAAAGACTTCTCCCTTTGATGAATGAGAGGCTTCCTGAACTAAGATTGCAACAAAATGACTGCAGTGAAATGCCTTGGATCGAGTCTACCCTTTTCTGGGCGAATTTCCCCACTGGAACTCCCACGGATGCTTTACTCAGACCATCCAAGGCAGATGTCTTCTTCAAAAGCAAATCTGATTATGTCAAGAAACCGATTCCAAAGACTGGCTTAGAATTGATATGGAAGTTGTTGATTCAAGGAGTAAAGGTAATTATGCAATGGAATCCTTATGGAGGAAGAATGAGTGAGATTTCAGAGTCAGAGACTCCATTCCCACACAGGGCTGGAAACATATTCAAAATACAGTATTTCGTACTGTGGGTGGAAGAAGGAATTGAGGCTACGAACTATTATCTTAAGTTTTCAAGAACCCTCTACGAGGCGATGACACCGTACGTATCGAAGTCCCCAAGGGAGGCTTTTCTCAACTATAGGGATCTTGATATCGGTATTGCAAGTTCAAGTAATAATCGTACGATCCTTAATAGCAGTGCAAGAGTGTACGGgtgtaagtatttcaagggtAATCTGGACCGGCTGTTGCGAGTGAAGGCAAGCATTGATCCCTCTAACTtctttaaaaatgaacaaagcaTTCCGCCTCTTCCAATCCAGCCTTAA